One segment of Arvicanthis niloticus isolate mArvNil1 chromosome 5, mArvNil1.pat.X, whole genome shotgun sequence DNA contains the following:
- the Ndufb6 gene encoding NADH dehydrogenase [ubiquinone] 1 beta subcomplex subunit 6, with translation MSGYTPDEKLRLQQLRELRRRWLKDQELSPREPVLPPRRMWPLERFWENFLRDGALWKNMIFKAYRSSLFTVSHVLIPLWFIHYYVKYHMATKPYAIVESRTRIFPGDTILETGEVIPPMRDFPDQHH, from the exons ATGTCGGGGTACACGCCGGATGAGAAGCTGCGGCTGCAGCAGctgagagagctgagaagacGATGGCTGAAGGACCAGGAGCTGAGCCCCCGAGAGCCTGTGTTGCCCCCGCGAAGGATGTGGCCCCTGGAGCGATTCTGGGAGAACTTTTTGCGGGACGGGGCCCTGTGGAAGAACATG ATCTTTAAGGCATACCGCTCCAGTCTCTTCACTGTTTCTCATGTCCTTATACCTCTCTGGTTCATTCACTATTACGTCAAATATCATATGGCT acTAAACCGTATGCCATTGTTGAGTCGAGGACCAGAATATTCCCA GGTGATACAATTCTGGAGACTGGAGAAGTAATTCCACCAATGAGAGATTTTCCTGATCAACATCATTGA